A segment of the Biomphalaria glabrata chromosome 18, xgBioGlab47.1, whole genome shotgun sequence genome:
TTCCTTTAGCTGTTACAGTTGGAAGTTCAGCTATATCCATGGCTAGTTTTTCGAATGGTGTCTCTACTGTATCTGTTTCTTGTAGAGGTGCTTTGTGTTTCCCTGTGATTGGATTTCTTCTTATGCACTGTACACAACTCTTAGTATATGCCTTCACTTCTTGCTCCATCTTAGGCCAGAAACAGTTGTGTCTTATTTTTTCTAGTGTTCTTGTGTAAGCCATATGTCCAGCCAAGGGACTGTCATGACATGTTTCAATGATGCTTTTTCTCAATTGCTGAGGTATTACTATTTGTAGCACTTCATTTccatttcttattttcttatgcTTTATAGCTACTCCATTTATTTTGCTGTATGGTCCTTCAATTCTGTTGCATAAATTCTTGCATATGTTCGAAATTGTTGGATCATTTTGCTGCATCTCAATTAATTCATCTTTGTTGACATTCATGTTTGGAATTATGGCCATAAAAGATTTGTCTTTcttgtcattttttatttttgatgtgtTCTCCGTTTGACACTCTATATGTACAGTatctttgtttgaaatatactgTTTGCCTTTATTTCTTTCACTGGTCACTTCACTTGTGTCAGTGTTTCTGCTTTCCTTATCTAATTTAGCTTGAGCTCTTGTTGTTACTGCAGCTACTTCTATATTTTCTTGATTTACACTATTAGCCCATTTTACTAAGGCTTCTTCTGACAGTTCAACTATATTCTCTATGTTCCctataattagttcttcagctgggttgttcattactatggctttgtattgaccagtgaaccatggtgattcaatgaaaactaatgctgtttcacatacttcccataagtctttattcgcataagtcagtgtgaccttgtcttctagtatctgttcaggttttactagtgatttcttcacaatgattgaggtgcagccgctgtcacgtaatgcatataccttaatgccatccacataggcaggatacacttttaatttggctacctttgtctgtatatatgctactgtttcatattctattggtctttcagttgctacagctgctatgttttgtctggtatgattgttattgtggtaagtatgttgtctatcttgaaattggtctcttctagacattctgttgttttgccatcttctgtttgtttgatgtgatctactgttagttggactgtagctttgccatgttcttctgttatattgttgttgataggatctattgtagttaggactgaagctctggaaagttctgttatctcttccatatttatggtttctatttacatattgctgtttttctgatgccattctctttctgcactctgctttggtgtgacccaatatgccacagaaaaaacattgtatgctcttggcatatttaaatttatttgtagttcttggatggttttctgtcactgttgcagctacattgtataattcccttttgtcaatggtgatgtttgggtgtgagtctttgtatgttgttaagtttgatatcaattcagcttcattttttatttttctctccttcaggaatgagaatgctgcatctgtaacatttattagcacattctcaatgagaaagaaatctaatatctgtttggggtcatctaagttacagtttgcgagttgtagccactttgtcatgttctggcgcatgtcatgtattgttctttttaaatctgtattctttgctagttttatttccctaaaaagttttcgatagtgttcctccgttttgccaaaatgttcaataagtctttgttttactgtgttgtagtcttttctttgctccatagttagtgtgtcgatgatgtttagtggttcacctcttaggttagctagaagttgttgagccatttgtgcactattcatatttgctgtttgacagatgtattcaaattgaattatgaaattttccaatgtgtcttctttttggtcaaagttcctaaatttgctatgatactgatgatgagatgaagtttgacttgctgaattgtctttattttcttttgctagcttggccattttttcttcatgttcttttaattttatttcatgctggcgttctttttctttctctaagttttcttgttctttctctctcagtcttctttcatgtagcctttcttcccgttgcttgtctttttctactctaattctatctatttcaattttaatgaatgcagctctatcatcttcttttaactttagtttatccactatctctattagtttttcatactcagccattttcaaagattcaaattagtaatatagtttattaatagatatgtgtacacaaaaaggtagttgtaaatgaatattgtacaataaatacttattattgctcaaatagtaattacaggtaatagtagatatatattttgtgcgaaacaattgaggttatgaggtatcttaagttattcttggtactttgtctagttcgtaatgtaatactttactgatcaattatgtgattatgtatttttagtatctccacttgcaatgtaaaaatttattgcaacaagtaattcacaattatgtgagccttattagtctgataaatagtgatcaatgtatcaatagtatcaaaatagttcaatgtgctcaaagtatatattatatacaatcaatcttgtcacaatctcaaatcaaaatatatcacatagtgtatcaagtgtgtagtgtagtgttgataataataaaaaataggttgaaataagaagtaaaataaatatatatattaataagaaattaattagacaaacataaatacactatagatactaaacagtctgctttaaagagacattacaagatagtagaaatagtagacaaaagaattacaatgagaaataacaatgacgcaaaagaaaattcaacaaatgtaaacaagacaatatcaatacaagagtttaacaatatgatagatacttgacaaatacaaacttaactaatacagctatacgatcaagtatttactttatctaaagagtccctaccaatacctggatgcttacttgaaaaaaaatataaatgctcagactctatagataattaaatttagtccctaaagtcaaatgtatatatatatacaaatgtaaaaaaattgtggtgtagttcaagagaactaatcaatactgataatactaagggtaattaaagttacttcccttaaatattcacttgatgcttgacttgtacataaagttccggtgatgctccacataaattatgtccacagtacagttcataagtaatccacttgctaaatccgcagcagaacggtacagttcataagtaattcacttgctaaatccacagcacaatggtacagttcataagtaatccacttgttaaatccacagtacaatgttccagttcataagtaatccacttgttaaatccacagtagaatagtacagttcataagtaatccaataaatacttCAGATGTTTGACAGGTAATCCATTTTCatacagttgctgaaacaaatataaataactaaaaatgaccataggtagtgacgacaagagaggtctaagagtgagagcgctctcttattaactgtgctgttagacagcgacaataggagtgtgtcattagaattatgacgagcactcgatgtagatgattcttgaatatgtcagctacttcgactgaccatatatcagctgtcttcaaacgatgacttgaatgacttgtagtactagattttcacccacaccggttgtagtatcacggttgtctagtttcacccacacaggctgtagtatccaggttgtctcagcatatcatgtttgatctctttcgcttaggatgttaaagtgactttgaacaatgctgtgctcctaaagctatctcaactggtgtacaaaaaaaatacaaccacaTAAATCAGGCTTCCAGATAAATGACACTTAGGACAGTAGTCAACTGGAAAAGCTGAAAATACAGCTCAGACAGGAACAGTTCAAATTGTTCAGTTCATCACAGATGAAAAAATAGCTTGCTAATGGTAACTGTGTCATGGCAGGTCAACATGACatgtagtagtagatctacataccaagtgtgtagtcaaaaaatttaataaattctggattagttgcaattcatgtaaagttcaatcttgaagtacaagttaaaatagtagGCACAGTTAACTTTCAATTTCAGCTCTGTTTTCTGTTAGAGTTAGAGTGTTAGACTAgctgaagataataataatgaataatgtcactcttggatcacgtgaatctcacttgaaaaattgtgtgctggtctcaataaatgtagatctaggtcatctctataatgttgaatgtgtcgctgaacgaccaaatgagaaaaatagtagagtctataataatcaggttttagctttcttgctcgttgagtggcgtcatgatttgtgtaaacaaatattttttagagttacttctgacaccattaaaTGTCACTGGGTTATTTTATATAGTattgaatgtggctgtggttatcaatgtaggcgtggtggtgacattgggttcttgttacaaatcactgaataatgaaatgacgctgggtgtagcagatacaataagtttaatataacaccacatagtgaatacaccatacaattcgacccaggaatggtcagtattaatccaacagtaatatacgaatatcacaacttagtacttattctataaccaactactttaaacatctaactctactgcttatatcttaagtgactcaatacaagtgcttgctacaagatctctatgtggactgactgcctttaactctctggttcacctaaggtcaaaagtgttcaccttagtgcaacatgggttgtgaataagattcacaatatggaattaacatacacaatacagaattagggtttctactctatggcaccaactttgaggtggtgacactctcctaactgacgataccagcgttgattccaccagagtgtggtaaataattacggagagaaagagttaagaataaATTCGCTATAAATAGCAAATAAGGCTATATATAGACAAAAGCCATGGCATTGCTGATCACcgatattcttcttcttctttgtaattATCATGAAAGTTGAGTCGTAGTCTCTTAGAACACTAGGCCtaagcgtgacctccgtgacccgtATCACGTTGGCTGTGGCCTATGAGAACTCCCCTTCACTGGCCTGTCTGTTcatccaagcagatgtaaatttGTTACATCTCTATCACCGGTGGCCCGTGGCAAACTCCCACGTATTTCTTTTCTATACCACATTAGCCGTGTAGGTGTCCGCCATACATAGTATATTACATACTCTAAAATCTGTGGTTTTAGGCAGAAACTATTGTTGCCACTTAATAGAACcaggaattaaaagaaaagatttctAACCTTTAGCCATTTCAACGCATTATGATGAAAGTCACACGTGAATGTATCACATGCAACAAGCCTTTTCTTTGAAAGATATAAGAGAATTAGGCGTCACTTCCTGTTCAAGCATCGCACTTAAAGTTTAAAAGTAAACTAGCATCTTAGTTCATAGTGCATGTATTACATCAGTACACACACGCTACTCATAACAACCACTTACCATCACTATAGAGCGATTAATGTTTTTGGATCACATTTCTCATTGTGAATCTAAGACTGTTAATTTATCAGCATGTTTGGTATCTGGTAGCAAgtgaagaaattaaaacaaaatagttttcaaTGCCTCTACACCCAAAGATGTAAAATGAGGATCTGCATTtcttttataaagcttatatcaattcattctgtctgtttgtctggtaaaaggtttgcacttgtttttttctcccatttcccattctcggacctagttaaaattttgcacaataattcattGAACCTGGCAAGACATTAATCAATTTAAGAAATGAATGAATtatgtaattaattgtttatgactaattcttttgtttgatttcgaaataaggggaCTAAATGTTACTTAATGAGGGATGtggatatatgtatatatggatttagtcccatTATTACGTTTTGATACGTTTaatctcccacttcccattctcggatccagttgaaattttgcagatTCAtccatagtcgataacaatgtAAGAATCCAAAAATTAGCTAATCATTTAGTAccaaacaattaattattttttttatatagcagagagggagctaaaccctgtaattttcagacaaattttctatttcttgtttcgttaattgttttgtttctttcataGGTCGGTGACCTGAAGAGGGAGAACAAACTCTGGAACAGCGACCACCTGTTTCTCCGAGAGCACCTCCTGATCCCCCTCACGGCCGAGAACGAGAACGCCCTCGACGTAGACAACGACACCATCGTGGTTTACAACGGCACCACTGTCGTGAAGGCGTCCACCTCCTCCCCGTCCGCGTCTCAACCACACCTCCCCAACGGGAGCTCGAACTCAGATTCTCTTCCCTCCTCCTCGTCGTCTCGCTCGGCGTCCAAGAAGTCTTCCAGGTCGCAGTCCAACGGCAGTGACCCGGACGCCATCGAAAGCGCGGCGGAGCCCAAGACCAACGCCAGCGAGTTCTTCAACAAGTACGACAACAGTATAGCCAGGCTGAAGGGCGACGTGGCCAAGCTGGGGAAGAACGCAGCGTAAGAAGTCATTCACATTTCACCACGTGTTTTAGCATTAACCCTTTCCTCtctgttttgtttcgtttcatttggttcagctttttaaaattttccttTCAAATGAAATACTTCTGAAATGTATAggattaaagtaaattaaagacCATAGTCattattacattaattaatgagcATTTTTaatagtgtagatttagatctaattgagTTCtcgttttaattttatttcgaTGTGCCTATTTTTGTTTAAGTTTAGTTATAATAGATGCATTTAGTtcagtattttaatgttttatgctATGGAAACTCACTTAGATTATAATTTAGTTCCGTATTATTCTGTTTTGTTATTGAAGCctaatttttttacttctaaACTTTGGGGCAAACTGATGGAACAatctttcctccccccccccttttgtttAAACTGGTTATGTTGTGTGTACCGCATCAAATATTTGCTCCTTTGGTGTGACGCTTTCAATGCCTTTCGTCTCTAATTAATAGGCTACTCCTAACTGTTTGCTGTCTTGATTTCATTACATGTTGATTTCATGTCACAATATCATTAAGGATCCGCCATAGTTCTAGAATGATATAATTATGGTGTGGCGTATGCGTATGCCTGACACATGGAGTCATGAaggattttaaaagaaaatggtgTTTTCTGTGTATCCCGCGTACAACAGTGTTGCCCAAACTTGTGACCTATGTGTAtctcttttataatttttgtaatgctgagtacccctcgccccccccccccaatctcccactacattttaattttattaacagaacatagTAATTGGGTAGTCAAAAGCAAATCAGCATAGTTGATGAGATGCAATGTGtaccccctccaaagtcttAGCGTACCCAcagggtacgcgtaccccactttgggaaacttTGGTGTACAAGATACCGatgaattttattattttttttctgcactgCAGAATTCGAAGTCCAAGCTTGCAAATCTAGCAGAAAGTAATATTGATTAAGTTTGCGAGAGCTATCTTCCATTGCGCTTGACATTGTTTCTTTATTCACAAATCTTCTCTccgtcattttttttctttttcttttaagttcttttttttaatcggtCATGCCGATTCTcctcatcgctttctcttcaTTTTCCTTCTCCGTGTATTTCAGTGCTTAAAGAACGCCATCATTggttcataatttgtttttttttatgctgtaGTCCTCGATAGGTATTTAggctacgtttttttttttcggtgcaGCTTTGTTGTTCCTAATTCTATGCCCTAGTATAGCCAAGGCTTTTCTATCTTGTCGTCACATATGTGTCACGTGTTAGCCTGACGTGCTGTACAAATGTATTCTGTCAAAGAGTAAACTTACAGTTGCCCTTACGTAAAGGCAGTTTTCAATTTCAAAACATGCTGTTTTCAGGGATTATTCTAGACCAGAGTTTCCcgaactgtgttccgcggagccTTAGTACTCCGCGAAGCCTGAacaggtgttccacgaactactggaataatgaactagtgaaataatgtctcttaaaaaaataattagtaaagtgttccgctaaaaactcagaatgtgcgaagtgttccgttaaggaaaaagtttgggaaaaatTTGTTCTAGACTTAATTCAATGATAAGATTTTCCTGTACTTCAAGGTGTAATAGAGATTTTATTCATATAAGAGTATTACTGTTAAATGTAACTATCCGCTTTCCAAGTAAGACAAGAGATGACAATAACGAAACGTCAAGTGATCACGTTGAGTCCAAGTGGATAGAGCTTGTGCGTGCATCTATGTTTTTCCAAAGCATATATCAGCTCTCTCCTGTCTGTCCGTACCACccttgtacacgtcatttctctcCCATTTCAACgaattcccattctcggatcaagttgaaacttggcatagttattcattgtcgatgacagcagatgaatcaatcaaaaaattaaccaattaatcagTTAATTAGTGctaattaaatacttttaatataaaaagtgttataattcttgcagtattgagatatgacCATATATTAGCGGccctttcttttaaattttaactctatattttgttttaatattgtttttatttcgtGGACTCTTAGTTTGCGTGCTGCGATTTGGTTGGGAttaaagatgatttttttttcgctctaAACAGACTTTAACATTCTTAAGATTGCTTGAATTGCCTTAAGTATAATCTGAGTTGGAAGCCAATATAGGATTTCCTGGTGATATCaacatacattttactttttttttggagggtcAATttacaaatgttgtttttatcacacgcttttatttattttattttttttaccagcttttgaaaaccattttttatatatatacattttacgGCATgaccttttgtttgttttaaaataaataaataatgttgtTCAAATGTGTCCAGATTTCCAGAGTGTTTCTTAGCAGTTGACAGACTGTGCCTTAATTTATTGCGACATTAATTTAGGATCGGATCTCAATCGTAGATGTCCCGCTAGATTTCGTCATTGCCATTGCCTTGGCTTTCAAACGgaggggtcttgggttcgaatcttgttgAAGGTtgggatttaatttttttaaatttgtgtatgccgtgtcccccccccccctccaattttaatggctacctgacattcgAAGAGATTggtaaaggtcgttgtgctagaCATTTGATACcatcgttaacagtaggccatagaaacagatgacctttacatcgtctgtcCTATAGGTCGCGAAatctgaaagggatactttactttatttacttaCTTGCGTCTATGAGCCattatcattatattattatatcaacTGCATATGTGTGTTTGGGGCCGGGAGTAGCCTAAAAGCCGGGATTTCCTTGATAGCTTGTAGTATGACCCatctgtgatctacatattttgccgcaCTTAACGAAGAAGAATCTGTTGTGGGCAGAAAGtcgactttgttttttttttctcttttttttttaatgttatctgCGTcggaccgagaccaatcgttataaaaGGCCTAAAACtggcctgcaacgtcacaacttgTGGGTAGCTTACACCACTGGCTTTTTGCCACGTCACAGATGTGTAcggcgtggcaacgagctattggtctaaactgcctacaggttgtaacgctgcaggtcagtgttgatgccTTCTATATTCGAATGTTCTCGGTCGGACGGTATTGAAAGAATCTAATGGGTATTGCTTCGCGCCGTTTTAAGGAAGTCGAGAATATTTTTCACCACCTTTGTTTGTGTCCTCAATGTACGCTAAGCCAATGTGGTTCACGGTATCTGGCACCTCCTTCGAAAATAAAAAGCGACTATTTGTTTTGAGTTAAAAtatagagggagagaaagaaaagggtggggggaggagcaGGGTGTATTAAGTGGTGAATGTTTAAGTGTGTATTCACGTAATTGAAATTACCTGGCTGTCCTGGTTGTATTGTATGTGATTATGAAAAGCTTGTTCGGATCCTTTTCATTGTGGTTTGAGTTTTTTACAAGTTTATGTAGTGAGATGAATTGTCGAATCTCGGTCTTTAGAAAAATTATGTTACAAAACTTGATGGAACAGCCTGGCCTAGC
Coding sequences within it:
- the LOC106056001 gene encoding lysM and putative peptidoglycan-binding domain-containing protein 2-like isoform X2, giving the protein MAGQMEKRYISHKLSRVDNLVSLALKYGVPVGDLKRENKLWNSDHLFLREHLLIPLTAENENALDVDNDTIVVYNGTTVVKASTSSPSASQPHLPNGSSNSDSLPSSSSSRSASKKSSRSQSNGSDPDAIESAAEPKTNASEFFNKYDNSIARLKGDVAKLGKNAANLNGIIDANPLALPPRKSSSSSSRRGSNSSTSSASERRGRFLSEEDVNSSPVLMIRSRTNNKQVKTAIENLEQVNDDIFEL